Below is a genomic region from Spirosoma radiotolerans.
CATGCTGGCCCAAGTCTCGAAACTATTTGCTTTACAGGCCATCGACATTGACCACGATGGTGATCTGGATCTGCTGGGTGGGGGTAATTTTTATGGCGTAAGCACCTATCAGGGACGTTATGATGCGAGTTATGGATTAGTTTTGCGGAACGACGGCAAAGGCAAATTTGTAGCGCTCTCACCCGTTGATTCGGGGTTTTGCTTAATGGCGAAATTCGGACATCCGTCTAGTGCACACGGCTCGGGGTGCTTTAATTACGGTTGCCCGGAACGATGCCGGCTTACAACTCTTCAAGCTTCGGTAAGCAGCCTTTCTTATAAGCTACTTGTGCTGTTAATTACTCATAATCGATACGGGAGGTTTTAAGAAACCTCGCATTGTTAGGTTTTAAAAACTTTAATATCAGATTGACGAGCCTGCTGCCACACGTAAGCCTACTGTAAGTGAAATCAATCTTCGTTTTGTCTGATAATTTCCGTTAATTTTGTAAGATGAATCAGCCTTGTAATGACTGATTTCCACGTAAACTTGTCGTTATTCGTATGAACAATATGCTTCGCTTTGGCTATCTGCTGGCTTTGTTGCTGGTCGGATTGACCGGTTGCCAGAAGCCCGCGTCCCCGCTGAATACAATGCAAAGGCTGCTAACCCCGAATACTATAATTCGGCCCTGAACAAACTAACGGAAGTCGTCATCCACGATATTTTTTCGCCACCTGTTGCCAGCCGGATTTACTCTTACGCGAACCTGGCTGGCTATGAAGCACTCGTCCCGTTTGATCCTCAATACGAGTCGCTGGGTGGCAAGTTAAAACGCTTCCAGAGCGGACCAAAACCGGAAGCCGGGAAAGAATACTGCTTTCCGTTGGCGAGCACCCGGGCGTTTATGACCGTGGCCCGAGCGCTAACGTTCTCCGTTGATTTCTACGACGAATTTGAGAAACCGTTCTATGAGCAGTATAAGAAAGACGGTGTTCCCGATGAGGTATATGACCGTTCGATGGCATATGGCGAAGCCGTAGCGAAGCATGTTCTGGATTATGCTGCTAAGGATAGCTACAAACAAACCCGCGGATTCAAACATACGGTTACCAATGAAGAGGGATCGTGGGTGCCCACACCGCCTGCTTATATGGACGCGGCTGAGCCTCAGTGGAATAAGCTCCGCTGCTGGGCCATGGATACGTGCAATCAATTTATGCCTCCGCGCCCGTTACCCTACAGTCTGGCCAAAGGCAGCCCTTACGAAAAAGAACTTGATGAGGTCTATCAGTTGGGTAAAAACCTTGATAAACAAAAGCAGGATATCGCCTATTTCTGGGACGATAATGCATTTGTTATGAATGTGGCCGGGCACGTCATGTACGCCAGCAAGAAAATGACACCGGGTGGTCACTGGCTGGCCATTGCGCAGACGGTTGCCCGGAAAAAAAAGCTTGCAATGATGCAAACCGTTGAAGCGTATGCGCTTACGTCATTTGCCTTGAGCGATGGGTTTATATCCTGCTGGGATGAGAAATACCGTACCAAAACGGTTCGTCCCGAAACGGTCATTAATAAATCGTTTGATCCAAAGTGGACGCCTTTCCTGCAGACGCCACCTTTTCCCGAATACCCCAGCGGACACAGTGTTATTTCGACCGCAGCTGCCACCGTTCTTACGAATCTGATAGGCGACAATATGGCTTTTACCGATTCTACCGAGTTTCCGTATGGGCATGGTGTCCGGTCATTCACGTCTATCCGCCATGCCGCTGACGAAGCGTCGATCAGCCGCTTATATGGTGGCATTCATTACCGCTCAGCCCTTACCAATGGGCAGGTCGAGGGAGAAAAAGTAGGGAAGTGGGTAATCGAAAAAATCCGTACCCGCAAAACGGGTGTAGCGCAACGATAAAACGTCTTTACGCTATTCCGACGCTCTGGCAACGCTGCCTTGCCGGACTTAGCAACTCGGATAAAGCGTATGGTCAATTATTGACAAGGTAGGTTTCGAATGAAGTACCCCCCTTTGGGGTACTATCCGAAACCGCTGCCAGAACAACTCCTTATTTCGCTACCGAAGCAGTCGGGATGCTACAGGCTGTATCAAATGGGTTTGGAGGTCTGGATATTACCAACAACGGCATTAAACAGCTTAACACAAAACTAGCCGCGAAGTGAAAATTGTTGACAGTTAAAGGGTTGGCCTACAGTGAAGAGCTTTCAGGTAAACTAAAACGGGCAGTTTATAAATAGAGTGCATCAGCAAGTTTAGCGGATGCACTCTATTTGTAACGGCTTATGATTTCTTACCATTGTGCAACGGGTAAACGAGTAGACTGAAGCTCCAGTTGAACATCCTTGCTGCTAACCGCCATTTTGTTTAACGAGATGTAAATGGTTTTTATGGCGTTTTCAATCCGTTGCCAGCCTTCTTCACTACGCAGATCAATGTTGATCATTGTGCGATCATTTTGGGCCATAATGGTAAGGTACGTCATCGCGCCCAGGATAACGGCTGAAATAGCCTGTGTATCGGCTCCTTTTACAAAGGACAGCTGGCTAACGAGCCTTGTCATCTCTTCATCCTGAGCTCTAGCGGTTGTTTCAGCAATCGAATCGTTCTCTATGACACTTGCCTTGAGCACTTCGCGGGCTGCCTTGAACGTACGGAAATATCTATAGGTCTGAATAACCTGGCGGTACCAGATTCTGGCAACATCAGAGTCATGAAGCGGACGGATTTGGTCCAGCGTGGCGGGTGTAAATACTGGAAATAGTTTTCCCATTTTTACATAGTATTCCAGCAGTCCTTCCATACCGCCAAAATATCTGTATATCAAAACTTTACTAACGTTGGCCTTCTCTGCGATGCGGTTTACACCGACTCCTTCCAAGCCCCTCTCTGAAATCACTTCTTCTAATGCTTCAACAATACGTTGTGTAGTTTTTGCCCGGTTACGTCTTATTTTTTCGTCTGTTTCCATATCAATCATATTCAGCATAATTAAGTACATGTCACCCCTTGGACTACCTATAGTTGTAAAAGTCACTTTAGTAAACTTTTATTTACCTGCTGATAAGTGCTGATTTGAGCGCGATAAACGTATTTGTATTCTTTAATGTAATAGTATGTTGTAAAATATTTGTATGAATTTGTGTTAATTCTATTTAAAATTGTACTATTTTTTGATATTTGTTAATTCAAACCGTTAAAATACTGAATATAAATTGAAAAGTGTAACTAATGAACTCAATTGTTAATTTTTACTTTATGTGAAAAAAAATTGCAGACAATAGTAGAGAAGTATCTACAGTCTGCAATCAACACATTTATATACAAACAAAATTGGATACAATGGTGACACAAGTCAAGTTCAAAAAGTAAACCAGGATGGTACTTTTGTGCCTGTATCACTGCCAGAAGACCGCCACAACAATTGTGTAAAAAGCAAAGTAATCAGCGTTTACGTATACTGATAAGCCCACCATATTAAAAGTCCCTGTAGGGGCAATCGGCCCCATCGGAGCCAGGCGGGAAGCTTGCTAAAACGGCTTGCCATAGCCATATGGATATTAGCAGGAAAAATCGCGATCAGCAGTAGCATAAGTCCCCAGGCCGATAGTGACCGGGTTGCCGGCAAAAGGAGTCCAAGACCCAGGACAATTTCTGCAATGCCGCTCAACGTCACCATCAGGTTGTGAGCTGGAATATAAGGCGGCATAATCGCCAAATATGTTCTGGGGCTGATGAAGTGGTTTGCGCCAGCAGCCATGTAGACAAGCGCCTGAATATAAAGACCTATGTTAGCCATAATTAGGGTAAATGGGATTTAATACGAATAGGCTGATTACATGGAACGGACCTGCGTAAAAGCAAACGAACGGGCTCGTCAAAACCCGTTCATAAGGTACTATTAGTACATCGCTTCTCCTCTATGTTTACTCAATAATATGTCCGACAAAGCCAGCCGTATTATCCAGAATGAAACCACCCTTCCGAAAGCCTAATCCGCAGGCTTCACCCGCGTAGAAGACGCCAGCCTGATAAGCGTTACCTGCCGCGTCCTTTGGAAACTCAACGTATTCCTGATAGATTTTCGGGTAGCCGCCATAATCGCCGTCTGTTGTCTGGCGTTCGCTGCCGTCGGGATTTAGGATGCGTGTATTGGCGCCCTCACGCCCAAACAATACTTTCTCGACGCAGGACTTACCAACCAGCGGTTTGGTATCTGTTTCGAGCAGAAGGGGGTGATTGGGATATAGCTCCCACAGAATTTTTAAAATATACTTCGACTGAAAAAGGAGTGTATAAGCTGGATTAAGCACAACGGCCAGCCGTTTACGGACAATCTCGGTCAGGATTTGAAGCAACTCGGGTTCATCTTCGGCAATGGATTCCCAGGGTACAAGTTTGAACCAGAAATCCAGCTTTTCGAACTCGCCATTTTTAGGATTCTGCCAGAAGATGCCTTCTCCCGCCGAAAAATCCACATTATCGACAAAATCGAGTTCGATATCGAATCCAGCTTCACGTGCAGCTTCGCCCAGTAAAGCTACATTGGCATCATCTTCGGGAACATCCCGAATGGCCGAGAGCAGGAGGGTGGGTTGCAGGTCAGGATTTAAGGCCAGTAATTCTTCAAACTGGCCGGTCAATGTCTCGAAGAGCGAATTGAACTGGTGACTTTCGTCAAGGCCGTTTGCCAGCAGATGCGCATGCTGCACAACGGCCGTTTCGGGGAGGCACGTGGCCGTATCTGCGTTGAATTCAATAAGTTTTATGCTGGAATCACCACCAACGCCCCCTGCCAGATCGAAACGGCCATAGAGATGAATGTGTCGGTCATCATTCCAGGTCAGTGTAATCAGTTCAATAAGGTTTGCGGGAATGCCCAATTCGGCAAAGCGGTTTTCGTCGATCACATGCTGCCCGGCGGCTACAAACATCTCAAACAATTCGTTGGCTGCTTCATAATAGGCATCTGCTTCGGCAGGCGTTACCGTAACAACTTCATTGGTTAAATAAGGTAATGTATCCTGACCGAGCATCCAATCCCAACCAAGGTTGCGCAACTGGGCGTCGGGTTGTGTCGTTAGTTTTCTAAGAGAAATCATAGTCGTCGATAATTTAAGAAGGTGAATGACGATAACTGAAAAAACAAACCGTAATTCGTGCTGGAACGGCTAAGATCAGCGCAGTAGGTTGCGGCCGTCTGTAACCTTTCTGTAAATCTCGCTTAACCAAATGATTCGAACGTATTTATTTTCAGTTGGTGTGCTTTTCAGCCTGACTGCCGGTCTGGTTCACGGACAACCGGTCCAGAAAAATCAGTCCGTTTCTGTTATTTTCGATACAGACATGGGCCCCGATTATGACGATGTAGGCGCGATTACCATGCTACATGCCTTTGCCGATGCAGGGCAGGCCCGGATTCTGGCGACCATAGCCAGCACCAACTATGCCAACGTAGCACCGGTGTTGAGCGTGTTGAATACCTACTTCAATCGGCCGAATGTGCCCATTGGTGTGCCAAAAGGAAAGGCAATTGGCGACAGAGACACGCAGCACTGGTCCGATACACTGGTGGCCCACTATCCACACGCCATTAAGTCGAACGATGCCACGCCCGACGCCGTAGCACTTTACCGTCAAATTCTGGCCAAGCAACCCGACCATAGTGTTACGGTCATTACGGTTGGCTTTCTGACAAACCTGGCCAATTTGCTCAACTCCCCAGCCGACAAATATTCTCCCTTATCCGGTAAAGCGTTGGCTGCGAAAAAAATCAAACAGGTCGTTAGCATGGCGGGCAAATTTCCGGCTGGTCGGGAGTATAATGTCTTCAGAGATAGTACATCTTCAAAAATTGTGTTTGCCAACTGGCCGACGCCTATTTTGATGAGCGGATTTGAAATTGGTGAACAGATTCATTCGGGTTTGCCACTGACGCAAAACGCCCGGATTCAGCATAGCCCGGTAAAAGATGTATTTCGGATTTCGTTGCCCAAAGCGGCCGAAGATAAAAATGGACGGATGAGCTGGGATCAAACCGCTGTGCTGGTTGGGGTAAAAGGATATGAGCCTTATTATACCGTTAAATCAGGCCGATTGATCCTGAATCCGGATGGATCGAACGGATGGGATAACTCAGGGAAAGGACACCAGCATCTGGTCGTTAAAATGCCCGTTCCACAAGTGGAAAAACTCATCAATACCCTCATGCAGCATCAGCCCGTGAAGTAGGTTCTATACATAAAAGCCGATGGCTTTTCGAGAAAATCGAGTCATTTCAGACTCGTTTGTGTTATCTTTTTGTATGACAGATTCAGTGAAGGACGCGCTTCGCAAAGCGGCTATGTTTTGCGCCTATCAGGAGCGCACCCAGCAGGAAGTTCGGGATCGGCTAAACGGATGGGGCGTTTATGTCGATGATGCCGAAGAGGTCATTGCCGAATTGATCCAGCAGAATTACCTCAACGAAGAGCGGTTCGCCAAATCGTTCGCGGGTGGTAAATTTCGGGTAAAAGGCTGGGGTCGCCGTAAAATCAAGCAGCAGTTGCAGCAACGGGGTATTTCGGGATATAATCTCGACCAGGCCATGAAGGAAATTGCGCCGGATGACTACCGTGAGACGCTGGCCGACCTGTTAGCCAAAAAACGCCAAAGCCTTCGTGATGACAACCCGTTAGTCGTGAAGCAAAAACTCGTTCGCTACGCCCTCAGCAAAGGATACGAATCGGAGCTGATATTTACCGTATTGAACGGCGAAGAGTAAATCTGCCAGCACGCAGGATTTTGTTTCTTTTGGTTAACCCACTTGTTCATCTAATGCCTCGACTATTTCTGGAAACTGAACGGATGGCCAACCTGACTAGTGGCCTCGGTCAGCTTTGTTTACATTTAGGCCGCGAACTGGTACGCCAGAAACCACCCGGCTGGGAACTGACGTTTTTGGTTACCCGCGATCAGGTCGGAATTTTTGGGCCATCGGTTACGTATCGGATCGCCAGTCGGTGGAACCGGATCTGGCGCTTCTGGAAATTCGACATCTGGCATTGCCTCTATCAGGATACACATATATATCCGATCCGGGCGACCCGGTTCATGTATACGATCCTGGACCTTAATTACCTGGCGCTTACCCAATATTCGGCTCAACGTAAAGAGCGCCGTAAGAAGCGGTATCAGGCTCGGATTAATCAGGCACAGGCCATAACCACGATTTCAGCCTACGTAGCGCAGGATGTCCGCCAGCAGTTAGTGGTTCCTGCTCAAACTCCAGTGCAGGTTATTTATTGTGGAGTCGATATTCCGGAGCAGGTTCCTGTGACGCCACCCGCCGTTGTGCCAGGCGGGCCATTTTTGTTTTTTATCGGGATGCTGCAATCGTACAAAAACGTGCACACCATGCTGCCCCTTCTAGTGGTAAACCCCGATTACTGGCTGGTGCTGGCTGGTCCTGATAAACCGGAGTACAGTCAGGAAATCCGCGAGCAGGCACGGCAGTTGGGGGTATCGAACCGGCTTTTAATGCCGGGGCCCATCGACGAATCGACAAAGTGGTGGTTTTATACCCATTGCGATGCGTTTTTATTTCCTTCTCTGCTGGAAGGCTTCGGTATTCCTGTTGTTGAAGCCATGGCTTTTGGTAAGCCTGTCTTTAGCTCTGCCCTGACAAGTTTACCTGAAGTAGGTGGTTCAGAAGCCTTCTATTTCCCCTCGTTCGATGCTGAAACGGTTGTCGAAACCTTCAGAAAAGGCATGGAAATGTATCGAAGTGATTCGGCTATGCCAGACCGCCTACGGGTGCAAAGCCAGAAATTCCGGTGGGAAATTGCCGCAGCCGAATACTGGAAACTCTATCAGGAACTCATGCGTACACCCAACCCCTGACTACGCTCAACAGGACGATAATCTTACTGGCGCGTGGCTTCCAGCGCGTAACAAAACGAATTGATGGGCGATCGGGTGGTTGTGTAGCCCAGCGACTGAATGTAACGGTCGAAGGCATCGATATTGTTCAGGTCATTGTCCAGGTTATGGACTTCGATTGCCATCTTCTTCGCCCGCCTGATTAGCTCAGGGGCGGTGTTATACATAATATCGTATTCACTTCCTTCGCAGTCCACTTTCAGCAGATCAATAACATCCAGGCTATTTTTCTCAATAATATCGGTAAGTGTTATACAGGGCACCATGATTTTCTGACTGTTATTTTCGTGAAAGGCGGAAAAGACAGAAGCCACAACCTGACTTTTGTCTTCAGCCTCAATAAAAAGCTCCAGTTGGTCGATGGGTTTTCCCGTTACGGCCATTGAAAAAAGTTGTATGCTCTGACCTAGTCCGGGGTTCTGCTGCAGTGTATGCTGCAGGGTTTTTACATTAGCCGGTACGGGTTCGTAGGCGTATATGGTTGCCTTTCCTATTTTCGACAACAACTGAATATCGAAAAAACCAACGTTGGCGCCAATATCGATTACGACGGGCGCCGTAGGCAGGGTGCTCACCAGCTCGTCCATCTCATAGACATCTACCATAAATATCTCCTTGAATATCAGGTAGAGGCTTGGAGGCACCTGAAAACGAATGGGAAACGGTTTCGTAGTGAAAACCAAGTTCTGTTTGTGGCGGGCTACTTTATGAAACAAGTATTCGCCAGGATTTGCAATATGTTTCCACAGCCTGAAATACCGGCTAATTCCCTCTACTGCCATGCGTTGGTTCGTATAATGAACTACAAAGTAAAAGATATTAACTATAGCTATTCTATAGTAAACCGTAATTCAAAAGAAGAAAGCCAGTGGAACGGTTTGGAAGCTGCCTAATAAAATCCGGAGGTTTTATAACAGGATTTTTCAGCACTACTGGCAGCTAGCCATCTGCCACCTTGACAAACCTTGGTTTTGTTAATGGAGATGGGAGAGGTTTCGTCGTCAGGACAGGTTAGTAAGTTTATCAAACCTGTTTAAATTTACAGGTCATATTTACTACCTATGGGTTTTCAACGAGTACTGGAGTATTTTACATTGCCTCGTTTACTACGGCTATACATTGGCCTTTTTTGCCTGGTTGCCGTGCATCAATACTTGTTGTTGCATCAATACAATAACTATTTGATGTTTGCCCGGCCGTTTCACAATCTACTACTAGACAAGAGCATATACGGGTTACACCCAAATTTATACGAGGATAACTACAAGTATAGCCCCACATTTGCCTGGCTGATGGGGCCCTTTTATTACATGCCTGACTGGCTGGGAACGATCTTGTGGAACTTGCTTAATACGCTTGTCTTATTAGCGGGCGTTTGGTTCTACCTGTCCGATGAAAAAGACCCGGCTGCCCAACGGCGGGCTGCTTTTCTCATTATTATCCTGGAAGCGCTTATCACGGCCCAGAACCTTCAAAGTAACAACCTTATTGTAGGCGCCATGCTACTTGGGTTATATTTCCTGCGCAACGGGCGTGTCTGGCAAGCTGCCTTTTTCTTCGTTTTGTGCGGTTTCATTAAGTTTTACGGGATGGCAGCAGCAGGCTTCTTTTTGTTCTATCCGAAAAAGCCGCAGTTTATTCTGGCCATGATCTGTTGGATCGCTCTATTGGGTGTTGCTCCTATAACCCTTATTCCACTTAACCATTTATTGGCTGAGTATCAGGAGTGGTTTCATGTTATTGTGGTCAGTAAACTAGGGTTACAGGTTTCGGTGATGGGTATAGCTCAGGCGTGGTTCGGAATGGCTAAGACCGACGAAAACTATCGGATTATCGAATCAGTTGGCGCAACCCTCTTCCTCCTGCCGTTCCTTC
It encodes:
- a CDS encoding TetR/AcrR family transcriptional regulator; amino-acid sequence: MLNMIDMETDEKIRRNRAKTTQRIVEALEEVISERGLEGVGVNRIAEKANVSKVLIYRYFGGMEGLLEYYVKMGKLFPVFTPATLDQIRPLHDSDVARIWYRQVIQTYRYFRTFKAAREVLKASVIENDSIAETTARAQDEEMTRLVSQLSFVKGADTQAISAVILGAMTYLTIMAQNDRTMINIDLRSEEGWQRIENAIKTIYISLNKMAVSSKDVQLELQSTRLPVAQW
- a CDS encoding DoxX family protein gives rise to the protein MANIGLYIQALVYMAAGANHFISPRTYLAIMPPYIPAHNLMVTLSGIAEIVLGLGLLLPATRSLSAWGLMLLLIAIFPANIHMAMASRFSKLPAWLRWGRLPLQGLLIWWAYQYT
- a CDS encoding glutathionylspermidine synthase family protein codes for the protein MISLRKLTTQPDAQLRNLGWDWMLGQDTLPYLTNEVVTVTPAEADAYYEAANELFEMFVAAGQHVIDENRFAELGIPANLIELITLTWNDDRHIHLYGRFDLAGGVGGDSSIKLIEFNADTATCLPETAVVQHAHLLANGLDESHQFNSLFETLTGQFEELLALNPDLQPTLLLSAIRDVPEDDANVALLGEAAREAGFDIELDFVDNVDFSAGEGIFWQNPKNGEFEKLDFWFKLVPWESIAEDEPELLQILTEIVRKRLAVVLNPAYTLLFQSKYILKILWELYPNHPLLLETDTKPLVGKSCVEKVLFGREGANTRILNPDGSERQTTDGDYGGYPKIYQEYVEFPKDAAGNAYQAGVFYAGEACGLGFRKGGFILDNTAGFVGHIIE
- a CDS encoding nucleoside hydrolase yields the protein MIRTYLFSVGVLFSLTAGLVHGQPVQKNQSVSVIFDTDMGPDYDDVGAITMLHAFADAGQARILATIASTNYANVAPVLSVLNTYFNRPNVPIGVPKGKAIGDRDTQHWSDTLVAHYPHAIKSNDATPDAVALYRQILAKQPDHSVTVITVGFLTNLANLLNSPADKYSPLSGKALAAKKIKQVVSMAGKFPAGREYNVFRDSTSSKIVFANWPTPILMSGFEIGEQIHSGLPLTQNARIQHSPVKDVFRISLPKAAEDKNGRMSWDQTAVLVGVKGYEPYYTVKSGRLILNPDGSNGWDNSGKGHQHLVVKMPVPQVEKLINTLMQHQPVK
- a CDS encoding regulatory protein RecX, translating into MTDSVKDALRKAAMFCAYQERTQQEVRDRLNGWGVYVDDAEEVIAELIQQNYLNEERFAKSFAGGKFRVKGWGRRKIKQQLQQRGISGYNLDQAMKEIAPDDYRETLADLLAKKRQSLRDDNPLVVKQKLVRYALSKGYESELIFTVLNGEE
- a CDS encoding glycosyltransferase family 4 protein, whose protein sequence is MPRLFLETERMANLTSGLGQLCLHLGRELVRQKPPGWELTFLVTRDQVGIFGPSVTYRIASRWNRIWRFWKFDIWHCLYQDTHIYPIRATRFMYTILDLNYLALTQYSAQRKERRKKRYQARINQAQAITTISAYVAQDVRQQLVVPAQTPVQVIYCGVDIPEQVPVTPPAVVPGGPFLFFIGMLQSYKNVHTMLPLLVVNPDYWLVLAGPDKPEYSQEIREQARQLGVSNRLLMPGPIDESTKWWFYTHCDAFLFPSLLEGFGIPVVEAMAFGKPVFSSALTSLPEVGGSEAFYFPSFDAETVVETFRKGMEMYRSDSAMPDRLRVQSQKFRWEIAAAEYWKLYQELMRTPNP
- a CDS encoding FkbM family methyltransferase, which produces MAVEGISRYFRLWKHIANPGEYLFHKVARHKQNLVFTTKPFPIRFQVPPSLYLIFKEIFMVDVYEMDELVSTLPTAPVVIDIGANVGFFDIQLLSKIGKATIYAYEPVPANVKTLQHTLQQNPGLGQSIQLFSMAVTGKPIDQLELFIEAEDKSQVVASVFSAFHENNSQKIMVPCITLTDIIEKNSLDVIDLLKVDCEGSEYDIMYNTAPELIRRAKKMAIEVHNLDNDLNNIDAFDRYIQSLGYTTTRSPINSFCYALEATRQ
- a CDS encoding glycosyltransferase family 87 protein, which produces MGFQRVLEYFTLPRLLRLYIGLFCLVAVHQYLLLHQYNNYLMFARPFHNLLLDKSIYGLHPNLYEDNYKYSPTFAWLMGPFYYMPDWLGTILWNLLNTLVLLAGVWFYLSDEKDPAAQRRAAFLIIILEALITAQNLQSNNLIVGAMLLGLYFLRNGRVWQAAFFFVLCGFIKFYGMAAAGFFLFYPKKPQFILAMICWIALLGVAPITLIPLNHLLAEYQEWFHVIVVSKLGLQVSVMGIAQAWFGMAKTDENYRIIESVGATLFLLPFLRFSLWHNRLFQRRMIAYFFLFIIVFNKMAESPTYVLAVTGVALWWVTLTTPTQLDKLLLALVIVFTSLSPTDIFPQVIQKQVFQPYNVKALACLLVWGRVQYQIWTQPTEREQSITAAI